One stretch of Muribaculum intestinale DNA includes these proteins:
- a CDS encoding YceD family protein codes for MGKFSAYKLPLKTLPHGSHAFDYKLQKQFFVDMESADIRDADLDVHVDVNYKGDLYEITLTVKGEITLICDRCLDDLQWPVDTTFHIFVKYGPDYNDDSDELLEIPESDAELNIAYMIYDTVALTIPIKHVHPLGKCNRAMSSLLKKHRAPGHIESDGDDDEMMDEMIEEVETEQMQPDTADDDDVPTDPRWDELKKLK; via the coding sequence GTGGGAAAGTTTTCAGCATACAAGCTCCCTCTAAAGACACTGCCTCATGGCAGTCATGCCTTCGACTACAAGTTGCAGAAGCAGTTTTTCGTCGATATGGAAAGCGCCGACATCCGCGATGCCGACCTTGACGTACATGTTGATGTAAACTACAAAGGCGACTTGTATGAAATCACTCTTACCGTCAAAGGTGAGATTACGCTCATCTGCGACCGCTGTCTCGACGACCTTCAATGGCCCGTCGATACCACTTTTCACATCTTTGTAAAATACGGCCCTGATTACAACGACGATTCCGACGAGCTTCTGGAAATACCGGAAAGCGACGCCGAGCTCAACATCGCCTACATGATTTACGACACCGTAGCTCTTACAATACCCATCAAGCACGTGCATCCGCTCGGAAAATGCAACCGCGCTATGAGTTCGCTGCTGAAAAAGCACCGCGCTCCCGGACATATCGAGTCGGACGGCGACGATGACGAAATGATGGACGAGATGATTGAGGAAGTGGAGACAGAGCAGATGCAGCCTGACACTGCCGATGACGACGACGTACCTACCGATCCAAGATGGGACGAATTAAAGAAACTAAAGTGA
- the ispG gene encoding (E)-4-hydroxy-3-methylbut-2-enyl-diphosphate synthase, with product MSKYSYKRRLSRQVPIGNVSIGGRMPIALQSMTNTSTNDLSASVEQCIRIAEAGGDIVRLTAQGIREAANIGEIRQELRKRGYDIPLVADVHFNPKAAFASAEAGVDKVRINPGNFVDPGRTFIKLEYNDEEYAGELRKIEEAFVPFIDTCRRHNTAIRIGVNHGSLSDRIMSRYGDTPAGMVESAMEFLRVAVRHDFFNIVISIKASNVVIMVETVRRLVAAMEAEGMDFPIHLGVTEAGDGEDGRIKSAVGIGTLLSEGIGDTIRVSLSEAPENEIPVAKALVDYIAGFSETNGDSGFKSTSDFSPKRRISETAGNIGGSNPVVVISPLEVASVPEGVTLVTGSGKNPAADILDKVSRMDNEGKNVPVVACIAYDNLPKDEVKLRAATDFGRLLLSGLQDAIMIQSNSMTDDELYSLALNILQATRLRFSHTEYIACPGCGRTLFDLQSTLKAVREATGHLKNLKIGVMGCIVNGPGEMADADYGYVGAAAGHVSLYRGKECIRKNIPQSEAIEALVSFLKEEGVWQEP from the coding sequence ATGTCGAAATACAGTTATAAACGCAGACTGAGCCGCCAGGTGCCTATAGGCAATGTCAGTATCGGCGGCAGAATGCCTATAGCGCTACAGTCGATGACCAACACATCGACCAACGACCTCTCCGCATCCGTGGAGCAATGTATCAGAATTGCCGAGGCCGGAGGCGACATCGTGCGCCTTACAGCCCAGGGTATCCGAGAGGCAGCCAATATCGGAGAGATACGTCAGGAGCTGCGCAAGCGCGGATATGACATTCCGCTGGTAGCCGATGTCCATTTCAATCCGAAGGCAGCATTTGCCTCGGCGGAAGCCGGCGTAGACAAAGTCCGCATCAATCCGGGCAATTTTGTAGATCCGGGACGCACATTCATCAAGCTGGAATATAACGATGAAGAGTATGCCGGCGAACTACGTAAAATCGAGGAGGCTTTTGTGCCGTTTATCGACACTTGCCGTCGCCACAATACGGCTATCCGCATCGGTGTGAACCATGGAAGCCTCAGCGACCGCATAATGAGCCGCTATGGCGACACTCCCGCAGGCATGGTGGAAAGCGCCATGGAATTTCTGCGCGTAGCCGTACGCCACGACTTCTTCAACATTGTGATTTCAATAAAGGCCAGCAACGTCGTCATAATGGTCGAGACTGTGCGCAGACTTGTTGCTGCGATGGAGGCGGAAGGCATGGACTTCCCGATTCATCTCGGCGTCACCGAAGCCGGCGACGGAGAGGATGGCCGCATAAAGAGCGCCGTCGGCATTGGCACACTTCTTTCCGAAGGCATTGGCGATACAATCCGCGTGTCTCTCAGCGAAGCCCCAGAAAACGAAATACCTGTGGCAAAGGCCCTCGTCGACTACATCGCCGGATTCAGCGAGACTAACGGCGACAGCGGGTTTAAGTCCACCTCCGACTTCTCGCCCAAACGGCGTATATCAGAAACGGCAGGCAACATCGGAGGGAGTAATCCTGTCGTTGTAATATCGCCTCTTGAGGTTGCCTCGGTGCCCGAAGGCGTGACCTTGGTGACCGGCAGCGGAAAAAATCCGGCAGCCGATATCCTCGACAAAGTGTCCCGCATGGATAATGAAGGGAAAAATGTCCCCGTAGTGGCATGTATCGCCTACGACAACCTGCCAAAGGATGAAGTGAAACTTCGGGCCGCGACCGACTTCGGCCGACTGCTCCTCAGCGGACTACAGGATGCCATCATGATTCAAAGCAATTCGATGACCGACGACGAACTGTATTCCCTCGCACTCAACATACTTCAGGCTACCCGTCTGCGCTTCAGCCATACGGAATACATCGCTTGCCCCGGATGTGGCCGCACTCTTTTCGACCTGCAAAGCACCTTGAAAGCGGTGCGCGAGGCCACCGGCCATCTCAAAAACCTGAAAATAGGGGTTATGGGGTGTATTGTCAACGGCCCCGGAGAGATGGCCGATGCCGACTACGGTTATGTAGGTGCGGCTGCGGGCCACGTCAGTCTGTACCGAGGTAAAGAGTGCATTCGCAAAAACATTCCTCAGAGCGAAGCCATCGAGGCTCTGGTGTCCTTTCTTAAGGAAGAAGGGGTATGGCAGGAGCCTTGA
- a CDS encoding beta-ketoacyl-ACP synthase III, protein MLYPRIAGVASYVPDDILDNEMLSKMVDTSDEWITTRVGIKERRILKKDAGSSYLGINAVNKLLESTSTSPEEVDLLICATSNPDYRFPSTGSIIAHGCGLSNAYAYDIQAACAGFLVALQDAAAYVRSGMYKKVVVVAAEKMSSMVNYADRTTCTLFGDGAACMLIEPTEEKTGIIDGVFHVDGEGLPHLVMKGGGSAHPATQQTLDEGWHYLYQEGRAVYKHAVTDMLNSSMEVAERNNINVADVDWFIPHQANMRIIEAVAERAGLGHDKVLVNIEHYGNTSAASIPLCIDEYKDKLKKGDKIILTAFGAGFTWGALYVIWDL, encoded by the coding sequence ATGCTTTACCCAAGAATCGCGGGCGTTGCGTCATATGTGCCCGATGACATCCTCGACAACGAGATGCTGTCGAAAATGGTTGACACTTCCGACGAGTGGATTACAACCCGCGTAGGAATCAAGGAACGCCGAATCCTCAAAAAAGATGCCGGCTCCTCATACCTCGGCATAAATGCTGTAAACAAGCTCCTGGAATCTACTTCAACATCTCCCGAAGAGGTCGACCTTCTTATCTGCGCCACTTCCAATCCTGACTACCGTTTCCCCTCTACAGGTTCGATAATAGCCCATGGATGCGGCTTAAGCAACGCTTATGCCTACGACATCCAGGCTGCCTGCGCAGGCTTTCTCGTCGCCCTTCAGGACGCAGCCGCCTATGTGCGTTCAGGAATGTACAAGAAAGTAGTGGTAGTAGCCGCAGAGAAGATGTCGTCGATGGTCAATTATGCCGACCGCACTACATGCACACTCTTCGGCGACGGCGCCGCATGCATGCTTATAGAGCCAACCGAAGAAAAAACAGGCATTATCGACGGCGTATTCCATGTTGACGGAGAAGGACTGCCTCATCTGGTAATGAAAGGCGGAGGTTCAGCACATCCAGCCACACAGCAGACCCTCGACGAAGGATGGCACTATCTCTATCAGGAAGGACGTGCGGTATACAAACATGCAGTAACCGACATGCTCAACTCCTCAATGGAGGTTGCCGAACGCAACAATATCAATGTTGCCGATGTCGACTGGTTCATACCCCACCAGGCCAACATGCGCATCATCGAGGCTGTAGCCGAACGTGCCGGCCTCGGCCACGACAAGGTGCTTGTAAACATCGAGCACTATGGCAACACATCAGCCGCTTCAATCCCCCTGTGTATCGACGAATACAAGGACAAACTGAAAAAAGGCGACAAGATTATCCTTACCGCATTCGGTGCCGGATTCACATGGGGTGCGCTATACGTTATCTGGGATCTCTGA
- the rpmF gene encoding 50S ribosomal protein L32, with amino-acid sequence MAHPKRKQSKTRTAKRRTHDKAVEPTLAICPHCGSWHIYHTVCPACGYYRGKIAIEKPAAV; translated from the coding sequence ATGGCACATCCTAAACGAAAGCAATCCAAGACCCGCACCGCAAAGCGCCGCACACATGACAAGGCCGTAGAACCCACGCTGGCAATCTGCCCTCATTGCGGATCATGGCACATCTACCACACTGTATGCCCCGCTTGCGGATACTACCGTGGTAAAATCGCCATCGAAAAGCCGGCTGCAGTATAA
- the rpoN gene encoding RNA polymerase factor sigma-54: MKESLNISLQQKMQQRLSPMQVRYGRLLEMNGPEFEDEIQRVLDDNPALDVDDTIADTSAEEFKETAEDIQLADYRDDDIPSYRLEAPGRSDSERTYEPLAADSAQSLFDTLGAQLSEHSLTDTQRSIALYVIGNLDDNGYLTRDAASMAYDIEAHTGLTVTTAEVQRMIALVRTMDPPGVGAVDLRDCLLIQLRRRPSTPNTRLAIEIVDHYFDLFSLKHYDRLATSLGVDQTTLRDAMHVIRSLNPKPGGDIDSDIADERTRHIIPDFQVETDGQTLTLTLLNNIPELVIEESFRDDATAAATSVVARHNQEAAVFIKQKRDEARDFIRLVSMRQETLFNVMSAIVKIQRDFFTGGENESLIHPMILKDISAMTGYDLSVISRATAGKYVATPRGVYPLKLFFNERPTDDTDTSTHAILAALRDTIENEDKKHPLSDEALTASLAGKGYEIARRTVAKYRERLGYPVARMRREI; this comes from the coding sequence ATGAAAGAGTCACTGAATATCTCATTGCAGCAGAAAATGCAACAACGGCTGTCGCCCATGCAGGTGCGCTACGGGCGTCTGCTGGAAATGAACGGTCCGGAATTTGAGGATGAGATACAACGTGTGCTTGACGACAATCCCGCCCTCGACGTTGACGATACGATAGCCGACACAAGTGCCGAGGAATTCAAAGAAACCGCCGAAGACATACAACTGGCCGATTACCGGGATGATGACATACCTTCATACCGACTTGAAGCGCCGGGGCGCTCCGACAGCGAACGCACATACGAACCCCTCGCCGCCGACTCGGCCCAATCACTCTTCGACACACTTGGCGCACAGCTTTCAGAACACAGCCTTACCGACACACAACGGTCGATAGCCCTGTATGTGATAGGAAATCTTGATGACAACGGATATCTCACCCGCGACGCCGCGAGTATGGCTTACGACATCGAAGCCCATACGGGACTTACCGTCACCACTGCCGAAGTGCAAAGGATGATTGCGCTTGTGCGCACGATGGATCCTCCTGGTGTCGGAGCCGTCGACCTGCGCGATTGTCTGCTCATACAGCTTCGCCGCCGCCCGTCTACTCCTAACACAAGACTTGCCATTGAGATTGTCGACCATTATTTCGACCTCTTCTCGCTCAAGCACTACGACCGTCTGGCGACAAGCCTCGGAGTAGACCAGACAACACTGCGCGACGCAATGCATGTAATCCGCTCTCTTAATCCCAAACCGGGAGGTGACATTGACTCAGACATAGCCGATGAACGCACACGCCATATCATACCGGATTTCCAGGTAGAGACCGACGGACAAACCCTGACTCTCACCCTGCTCAACAACATACCGGAACTCGTAATCGAGGAAAGTTTCCGCGACGATGCCACTGCGGCCGCCACCTCGGTAGTAGCACGTCACAATCAGGAAGCCGCAGTATTCATAAAGCAGAAACGCGACGAAGCACGCGACTTCATACGCCTGGTAAGCATGCGACAGGAGACTCTATTCAACGTGATGAGCGCAATCGTAAAGATACAGCGCGACTTCTTTACCGGAGGCGAGAATGAAAGCCTCATACACCCGATGATATTGAAAGATATCAGCGCCATGACAGGATACGACTTATCGGTGATATCGCGTGCGACAGCCGGGAAATATGTGGCTACTCCACGAGGCGTGTATCCGCTAAAGCTATTCTTCAACGAACGTCCGACCGACGATACCGACACCTCTACCCATGCTATCCTTGCCGCTCTGCGCGACACAATAGAGAATGAGGACAAGAAACATCCGCTAAGCGACGAAGCCCTTACAGCATCCCTCGCCGGGAAAGGATATGAAATCGCACGCCGTACAGTAGCGAAATACCGCGAGCGCCTTGGATACCCTGTAGCACGCATGCGACGCGAAATCTAA
- the purE gene encoding 5-(carboxyamino)imidazole ribonucleotide mutase, translating into MTPIVSIIMGSTSDLPVMGKAAQLLDDFEIPFEINALSAHRTPAQVEEFASGAAARGIKVIIAAAGMAAALPGVIAANTTLPVIGVPIASTLGGMDALLAIVQMPPGIPVATVTINGGLNAALLAVEMLAIGDKRIADRLSEYKQSLSGKIVKANAELAEVKYKFKTN; encoded by the coding sequence ATGACCCCGATAGTAAGTATCATCATGGGGAGCACTTCCGACCTCCCCGTAATGGGTAAAGCAGCCCAGCTTCTCGACGATTTTGAGATACCGTTTGAAATCAACGCATTGTCGGCCCATCGCACCCCGGCTCAAGTAGAGGAATTCGCATCTGGAGCCGCCGCCCGCGGCATCAAGGTGATAATCGCCGCCGCCGGAATGGCCGCCGCCCTCCCGGGCGTAATCGCCGCAAACACTACACTTCCGGTCATAGGTGTGCCTATCGCATCTACCCTGGGAGGAATGGACGCACTTCTGGCCATCGTACAGATGCCTCCGGGCATACCGGTAGCCACTGTCACCATCAACGGTGGCCTCAATGCCGCGTTACTCGCCGTAGAGATGCTCGCCATTGGCGACAAACGTATAGCCGACCGCCTGAGCGAATACAAACAGTCGCTCTCCGGTAAAATCGTAAAAGCCAACGCCGAGCTTGCCGAAGTAAAGTATAAGTTCAAGACAAACTGA